From the genome of Biomphalaria glabrata chromosome 1, xgBioGlab47.1, whole genome shotgun sequence, one region includes:
- the LOC106079879 gene encoding FMRFamide receptor-like translates to MKVIDLHPDSGFPFLVPPLRECLTVKSPCAMGLVSHNMTVYWHEISDYFCFLTLPVLLIFAIITQIISVIVLSRQVRQSLDTYLMGLNIATMLLLLSTALLSLQHYVGPHDLLVYAQPYTASCRDWFWYSAIWLLVMMSFERMLTVSASRANTLCTSSQAAVVVTMVFAVGLVSALPRFWEYEAVEVLDPQTNATSLIAEKTMSTTTEEYNTMYFWYVKGVTLFAPFGMMILMCLVLACRTRRAVLTKRYTAIKHTNGLTVNRKMKEEVSMSKLLIVLMCLYMLCSSPASILDLLAQVCPALIDPASRTFSSLYNIFTVIYFFQFALHLMIYFTFNKPFRLTMLAIFCCCC, encoded by the coding sequence ATGAAAGTTATTGATCTGCACCCAGACAGCGGTTTCCCGTTCCTCGTGCCTCCTCTCAGGGAATGTCTGACAGTGAAGTCTCCGTGCGCCATGGGTCTGGTCTCCCACAACATGACAGTCTATTGGCACGAGATCTCTGActacttttgtttcttaacCCTGCCCGTCTTGCTCATCTTCGCCATCATCACTCAGATCATCAGTGTCATCGTGCTGTCTCGCCAGGTCAGACAGTCGCTGGACACTTACCTGATGGGGCTGAACATTGCCACCATGTTGCTCCTTCTCAGCACGGCGCTGCTGTCACTGCAGCACTACGTTGGACCGCACGACCTCCTCGTCTACGCCCAGCCTTACACGGCCTCGTGCCGTGACTGGTTCTGGTACAGCGCCATCTGGCTCTTGGTCATGATGAGCTTCGAGCGGATGCTGACCGTGTCCGCCTCCAGGGCCAACACCCTATGCACCTCCAGCCAGGCCGCTGTAGTAGTGACTATGGTGTTTGCCGTTGGTCTGGTCAGCGCTCTCCCACGCTTCTGGGAGTACGAGGCGGTAGAGGTTCTTGATCCTCAGACCAACGCCACGAGCCTCATCGCGGAGAAAACGATGTCCACGACAACAGAGGAATACAACACCATGTACTTCTGGTACGTCAAAGGCGTAACTCTCTTCGCGCCGTTCGGCATGATGATTCTAATGTGTCTAGTCCTTGCCTGCCGTACGAGAAGAGCAGTACTCACTAAACGCTACACGGCCATCAAGCACACCAATGGTCTGACAGTAAACCGCAAAATGAAAGAGGAAGTGTCCATGTCCAAACTTCTGATAGTCTTGATGTGCCTTTACATGCTCTGCTCCAGCCCGGCGTCCATTCTGGATCTGCTGGCACAGGTGTGTCCAGCTCTGATAGACCCAGCGTCTAGAACATTTTCTAGCTTGTACAACATATTCACAGTCATCTACTTCTTCCAATTCGCTCTGCATTTAATGATCTACTTCACGTTCAACAAGCCCTTTAGACTCACCATGCTCGCCATCTTCTGCTGTTGTTGTTAA